One window from the genome of Lentibacillus daqui encodes:
- a CDS encoding hotdog domain-containing protein yields the protein MNLKVGDNIRFERTFTKDDVELFTKVSRDEGNHHTNPDEQGRFVIQGLLTATLPTKIGGDNNVLARTMNFEFLRPVFTGDTITCEVTIEELEKQDNNRTSIVASFLCTNQKEKQVLQGNFAGVIL from the coding sequence TTGAATTTAAAAGTTGGAGATAACATCAGGTTTGAACGGACATTCACAAAAGATGATGTTGAATTGTTTACAAAAGTATCCCGGGATGAGGGTAATCACCATACCAACCCTGATGAACAGGGAAGATTTGTTATTCAAGGGTTGTTGACCGCCACATTACCAACAAAAATTGGCGGAGATAACAATGTACTGGCTCGTACAATGAATTTTGAGTTTTTGAGACCAGTTTTCACAGGGGACACAATAACATGTGAAGTAACGATCGAGGAGCTGGAAAAGCAAGATAATAATCGGACATCGATTGTGGCATCTTTCTTGTGCACAAATCAGAAGGAGAAACAAGTGTTGCAGGGAAACTTCGCTGGCGTAATATTATAG
- the def gene encoding peptide deformylase, whose amino-acid sequence MDKFNTDYLIKMKDIVREGNLILHQATQEVKVPPSKEDRETLICMMNFLKSSQDPNLAKKYKLRAGVGLSANQIGLNKRMFAAYLTDEKGREHEYTLINPKIISHSVSMIYLPQSEGCLSVDRNIQGFVPRYERVKVKGFNLSGEEIVLKLSGYPSIVIQHEIDHLNGIMFYDRINKENPFKVPEGSKSLY is encoded by the coding sequence ATGGATAAATTTAATACGGATTATTTAATTAAGATGAAGGATATTGTTAGAGAAGGAAACCTTATTCTGCATCAAGCCACACAAGAAGTAAAAGTGCCACCCTCCAAAGAAGATCGGGAAACACTAATTTGCATGATGAACTTCTTGAAAAGTAGCCAGGACCCGAATCTTGCCAAAAAATATAAATTACGTGCAGGTGTAGGTTTATCAGCAAATCAGATTGGTTTGAACAAGCGTATGTTTGCAGCATATTTAACAGACGAAAAAGGTAGAGAACACGAATATACCCTTATCAATCCGAAAATAATCAGTCATTCTGTATCCATGATTTATTTGCCGCAAAGCGAAGGATGTCTTTCTGTTGACCGGAATATACAAGGGTTTGTTCCAAGATATGAACGGGTTAAAGTAAAAGGGTTTAACCTATCAGGGGAAGAAATAGTATTGAAACTTAGCGGATACCCTTCCATTGTGATTCAACATGAAATAGACCATCTAAATGGAATTATGTTTTACGACCGGATAAATAAAGAAAATCCGTTCAAAGTACCTGAGGGCAGCAAGAGTTTGTACTGA
- a CDS encoding class I SAM-dependent methyltransferase, producing MKQNESSLTSLISAFGRAYHSKYDTPKIFDDFIAKDLISEQEFHDISENMMQGIQFFNKDIAERFKNNPEEILKWITQVQLSPIALARAAYCEKVLLHEISLGVKQYVILGAGLDTFCFRHPELESSIEIFEIDYAATQEFKKKRLDNVGFEIPSNLHFIPMDFTQAFSYQSLTDQGFKNKKSFFSLLGVSYYLTKEENSILINRLFNQIPAGSSIVFDYADEELFKKKGLSNRVENMVKMAAASGEPMKSCFTYNEIEAMLENAGLLIYEHLSPAKINEQFFRNRKDYLSAYETVHYIHAVKE from the coding sequence ATGAAGCAGAATGAGTCAAGTTTAACTTCCTTAATATCGGCTTTTGGCCGAGCATATCACAGTAAGTATGACACACCAAAAATTTTCGATGATTTTATTGCAAAAGATTTAATTTCTGAACAAGAGTTTCATGATATCAGCGAGAACATGATGCAAGGCATACAGTTTTTCAACAAAGATATAGCGGAAAGGTTTAAAAATAACCCGGAAGAAATTTTAAAATGGATTACGCAAGTCCAGCTTTCTCCAATAGCCTTGGCACGTGCTGCATATTGCGAAAAAGTATTACTTCATGAAATTAGCTTAGGGGTAAAACAGTATGTCATACTTGGAGCCGGGTTAGATACGTTTTGTTTCCGTCACCCGGAATTGGAAAGCAGCATAGAAATATTTGAAATTGATTATGCAGCTACACAAGAATTTAAAAAGAAAAGACTTGATAATGTGGGTTTTGAAATACCAAGTAACCTCCATTTTATTCCCATGGACTTCACCCAGGCGTTTTCTTATCAAAGTCTAACGGATCAAGGCTTTAAAAACAAAAAATCCTTCTTTAGTTTATTGGGTGTTTCGTATTATTTAACGAAAGAGGAAAATTCAATTTTGATCAATCGTTTGTTTAACCAAATACCAGCAGGAAGTTCGATCGTTTTTGATTATGCGGATGAAGAACTCTTTAAAAAAAAGGGATTATCCAATCGAGTTGAAAACATGGTCAAAATGGCTGCAGCAAGTGGCGAACCAATGAAGTCGTGTTTCACTTACAATGAAATCGAAGCAATGTTGGAAAATGCGGGTTTGCTAATTTATGAGCATTTATCGCCGGCTAAGATAAATGAACAATTCTTTCGTAACCGGAAAGATTACTTATCCGCATATGAAACGGTTCATTATATCCATGCTGTAAAAGAATAA
- a CDS encoding YitT family protein, protein MSTETEQKGNSRVKQVSQAIIVIIGAFIAAYGLESILIPNSVSDGGVTGLSIVGSQLTGIPLGILIAVLNIPFIFLGYKQIGRSFAIYSVIGIASLGFGTSIMHHIPTIIQGDTLLVTVIGGIVIGFGMGLALRNGGALDGIDMLAVLLSRKLPFGTSDLILFLNLFVFIIVSTVFGLRGAFLSGIAYFIASKVIHTVEEGLSGSKTYKIITTKPEAMVETIRDRLGRSATYNLVKGGYSNERFKEITCVINRLEDSKMKEIIYKIDRYAFVTVYDVAEVKGGNFKKQDIH, encoded by the coding sequence ATGAGTACAGAAACAGAACAAAAAGGAAACAGCAGAGTAAAACAGGTATCACAGGCAATTATAGTTATTATTGGTGCATTCATAGCAGCATATGGATTAGAGTCGATATTAATTCCAAACAGTGTATCAGACGGTGGTGTGACAGGCCTGAGTATCGTTGGGTCACAATTAACGGGAATACCGCTTGGAATACTAATTGCAGTATTAAATATCCCCTTTATATTTTTGGGATATAAACAAATCGGGAGAAGTTTTGCTATCTATTCTGTTATCGGTATTGCATCGCTCGGATTTGGGACGAGCATTATGCATCATATACCAACCATTATTCAAGGAGATACATTGTTGGTAACCGTTATTGGTGGTATTGTCATTGGTTTTGGTATGGGATTGGCATTACGAAATGGCGGTGCTTTGGATGGAATTGATATGTTGGCGGTATTACTTTCCCGCAAATTGCCTTTTGGAACCAGTGATCTCATTTTATTCTTAAATTTGTTTGTTTTTATTATTGTTTCCACAGTCTTCGGTCTTCGCGGAGCTTTCTTATCAGGAATTGCTTATTTTATTGCATCTAAGGTGATTCATACCGTTGAAGAAGGTTTAAGTGGTTCCAAAACCTATAAAATAATTACAACTAAACCCGAAGCAATGGTAGAAACTATACGTGATCGCTTGGGCCGTAGTGCAACATATAATTTGGTTAAAGGCGGTTATTCAAATGAACGATTCAAAGAAATTACTTGTGTCATTAACCGTTTAGAAGACAGTAAAATGAAGGAAATTATTTATAAAATTGACAGATACGCCTTTGTTACTGTATATGATGTGGCTGAAGTGAAGGGCGGCAACTTCAAGAAGCAAGATATTCATTAG
- a CDS encoding purine-nucleoside phosphorylase has translation MHNIKHILEAKDYVTSKTEIVPTIGIILGSGLGALADEITDAVRIPYNEIPHFAQSNAIGHANELVIGNLNGKNIVAMKGRFHYYEGVSLDQVTFPVRLMKALGVEKLMITNACGAVNTSFEPGDLMVITDHLNLVANNPLIGPNNDELGPRFPDLSEVYNKELRNIVLEVAEEQGTKMQQGVYAWWTGPAYETPAEVRMIRTLGADAVGMSTVPEALVAAHGNMKVVGISCLTNMACGILDQPLSHDEVIEVAALVREKFLNLVKASIARM, from the coding sequence ATGCATAATATAAAGCATATTTTAGAAGCAAAGGACTATGTAACAAGTAAGACAGAAATCGTACCTACAATTGGAATTATCCTAGGTTCCGGTTTAGGCGCGCTAGCCGATGAAATAACAGATGCAGTCAGAATCCCTTATAACGAGATACCTCATTTTGCTCAATCCAATGCGATCGGCCATGCAAATGAATTAGTTATTGGGAACTTGAACGGAAAGAATATTGTAGCCATGAAAGGCAGATTCCATTATTACGAAGGCGTGTCATTGGACCAGGTTACATTCCCGGTTAGATTAATGAAAGCACTCGGTGTCGAAAAATTAATGATCACCAATGCATGTGGTGCCGTAAACACCTCATTTGAACCTGGGGATTTAATGGTAATTACTGATCACTTAAATCTTGTTGCAAACAATCCGTTAATTGGACCAAATAACGATGAACTGGGTCCACGTTTCCCCGATCTTTCCGAGGTTTACAACAAGGAATTGCGTAATATTGTATTAGAAGTAGCGGAAGAACAAGGAACAAAAATGCAGCAAGGTGTATACGCATGGTGGACTGGCCCCGCCTATGAAACCCCAGCAGAGGTCCGTATGATTCGTACTTTAGGCGCAGATGCCGTTGGGATGTCAACTGTACCAGAGGCACTTGTAGCTGCACATGGAAACATGAAAGTAGTTGGTATTTCCTGTCTAACCAATATGGCATGCGGGATTTTGGATCAACCGCTTAGCCATGATGAAGTAATAGAAGTAGCAGCTTTAGTCAGAGAAAAGTTTTTGAATTTGGTAAAAGCATCCATTGCAAGAATGTAA
- a CDS encoding pyruvate kinase has product MNPTAKKLLQLYEQILLKQSSVSNYPTPHQRFSAKNLIAFIELQNNVEPFMLDYLRANGLVLTYTDHIREGLHKTCMNLGIGAKLRPAPMNQYHEAIKRKNSILNTRQSDTPEVMVTLDLNTPEESIKDFLSRGMTIARINCAYGTWEEWQRLVQSIRWMEEQLQANGTTIPPCKIYMDLSGPKIRVGKIQRTTYPLKIKVNKDRYGAPLNVKTGILVTREDFKDLKQNGFDFIIPLIVKENSPLFLVGDTLQFRDARMKKRKFTVSGIHPNGYIVTISKTCYIGEGTALCHAPSHNVYHIGKLASSPVDIFVKNGDRLKIHLSNYMEGQAATINNPAEISITLPDAFANVKVGESIYIDDGKIHGIIEHVDVNFIIAKVIYPDTPKKIKEDKGINLPETAMKLPAFTSKDMYDLQFIHKYADLLGASFVHTADDLAYLRLMIPKNKIANLTIVAKIETRDAVNNFSKILLEGLHFPKFAVMIARGDLANEVGFEKLSIIQHEMLAMCQAAHVPVILATQVLDTLAKKGVPARSELADVMFGSSFDCIMLNKGPYAGKAVDFLKETLQLIVKTHRYNYKFVRRSKRRE; this is encoded by the coding sequence ATGAATCCCACAGCAAAAAAGCTTTTGCAACTATACGAGCAAATTCTTCTAAAGCAATCCAGCGTATCCAATTACCCGACTCCTCATCAGCGGTTCAGTGCCAAAAACTTGATTGCTTTCATCGAACTTCAAAATAACGTGGAACCATTCATGCTGGATTATTTAAGAGCCAATGGATTAGTGCTAACTTATACCGATCATATACGCGAAGGATTACATAAAACCTGTATGAATCTGGGAATTGGTGCGAAACTCCGACCAGCTCCCATGAACCAATATCATGAAGCGATCAAACGGAAAAATTCCATATTAAATACTCGCCAAAGTGATACACCTGAAGTGATGGTAACACTGGATCTAAATACCCCGGAAGAATCAATAAAGGATTTTTTGTCCCGGGGTATGACAATTGCCAGAATTAATTGCGCCTATGGTACCTGGGAAGAATGGCAAAGGTTGGTACAATCTATTCGATGGATGGAAGAACAATTACAAGCAAATGGAACCACTATCCCCCCTTGCAAAATCTATATGGATTTGTCGGGTCCAAAAATAAGGGTTGGTAAAATACAACGAACCACATATCCTTTAAAAATAAAAGTGAATAAAGACCGCTATGGAGCTCCATTAAATGTTAAAACGGGAATTCTTGTAACACGAGAAGACTTTAAAGATTTAAAACAAAACGGGTTTGATTTTATTATTCCATTAATTGTAAAAGAAAATTCGCCATTATTTTTGGTGGGAGACACACTTCAATTCAGGGATGCCCGTATGAAAAAAAGAAAGTTCACTGTTTCAGGCATCCATCCCAATGGTTATATCGTTACCATCAGCAAAACCTGTTATATCGGGGAAGGAACTGCATTATGTCACGCACCTTCCCACAATGTTTATCATATAGGGAAACTGGCAAGCAGCCCTGTTGATATTTTCGTTAAAAACGGTGACCGATTAAAAATACATTTATCTAATTATATGGAGGGGCAAGCAGCCACTATTAACAACCCAGCTGAAATATCCATTACCCTTCCTGATGCATTTGCCAATGTCAAAGTCGGAGAAAGTATTTATATTGATGACGGGAAAATACATGGAATCATTGAACACGTAGATGTTAACTTTATTATCGCAAAAGTTATCTATCCTGATACGCCAAAAAAAATAAAAGAAGATAAAGGGATTAACTTACCGGAAACCGCAATGAAATTACCCGCTTTTACCAGCAAGGATATGTACGATTTGCAATTTATTCACAAGTATGCTGATCTTTTGGGGGCATCCTTTGTCCATACTGCAGATGATCTCGCTTATTTACGGCTGATGATCCCAAAAAATAAAATAGCCAACTTGACAATTGTAGCTAAAATTGAAACAAGAGATGCTGTGAATAACTTCTCAAAGATATTATTGGAAGGGTTACATTTCCCAAAGTTTGCGGTCATGATAGCCAGAGGGGATTTGGCTAATGAAGTCGGGTTTGAAAAGTTATCTATCATTCAACATGAAATGCTGGCAATGTGTCAGGCAGCTCATGTCCCCGTAATTCTAGCTACACAAGTATTAGATACACTTGCAAAAAAAGGTGTGCCAGCACGGTCGGAATTAGCGGACGTGATGTTTGGCAGTTCATTTGATTGCATTATGCTCAATAAAGGACCCTATGCCGGAAAAGCTGTTGATTTCTTAAAGGAAACACTTCAGTTAATCGTCAAAACCCATCGTTATAACTACAAGTTTGTTCGTCGATCAAAACGGAGAGAATAA